In one window of Scytonema millei VB511283 DNA:
- a CDS encoding aromatic ring-hydroxylating dioxygenase subunit alpha encodes METAERNITAHLEQSEQMLVGGADPAFFDCQEVWYPVHYVQDLDKSKPTAFTLLGQNIVIWWEQQAGCWRVFEDKCPHRLAPLSQGRIAEDGLLECPYHGWAFAGAGDCQRIPQQVVGQAVTSPRACVRSLPTTLKQGLLFVYPGKAENAAKTKVPVIEPLEESLEGWVCIDTFRDLPYDALTLMENVLDASHVPFTHHRSVGNRANASSVELEVVESGKHGFTGVWQEGPRRGTLGRQDTTFVAPGLMWHDLTSKQFGRTLTAVYATPIRKGECRLFARFPFKFASKLPGWIIKLTPRWYSHLGQNSVLEDDQIFLHYQERYLEAGGGSGNFTKAFYLPTQADAFVIELRQWVNQYNANPFPGETLPPALSTAQLLDRDRSHTSKCASCRAALANLQRLRLGLAIVAAVIAIINPPLTLFLGENAATGSLLLTAVALILGAVWLWLGRLEKQFYQGREVPLRNLPEKKRSRH; translated from the coding sequence ATGGAAACAGCAGAGAGAAATATTACGGCGCATCTAGAACAGTCCGAGCAAATGCTTGTAGGTGGGGCTGACCCAGCATTTTTTGACTGCCAAGAAGTATGGTATCCCGTCCATTACGTGCAAGATTTGGATAAATCTAAGCCCACAGCATTTACTCTGTTGGGACAAAATATTGTGATTTGGTGGGAGCAGCAAGCTGGTTGCTGGCGCGTATTTGAGGATAAATGCCCTCATCGCCTCGCGCCTCTGTCGCAAGGGAGAATAGCTGAGGATGGGTTGTTAGAATGCCCTTACCACGGATGGGCGTTTGCTGGTGCGGGAGACTGTCAGCGCATTCCTCAACAGGTAGTAGGTCAAGCAGTGACTTCTCCGAGAGCCTGCGTGCGATCGCTTCCTACGACACTCAAGCAAGGGCTACTGTTTGTCTATCCTGGGAAAGCTGAGAATGCAGCCAAGACTAAAGTTCCTGTCATTGAACCCTTGGAAGAATCTTTAGAGGGATGGGTTTGTATCGATACATTTCGCGACTTACCCTATGATGCGCTAACACTGATGGAAAATGTCTTGGACGCTAGCCACGTTCCTTTTACTCATCACCGTTCTGTAGGGAATAGGGCGAATGCCAGTTCGGTAGAATTGGAGGTAGTTGAGTCTGGTAAGCACGGTTTTACAGGGGTGTGGCAGGAAGGACCCCGACGTGGAACTTTGGGACGACAAGACACAACTTTTGTAGCTCCGGGGTTGATGTGGCACGACTTGACATCAAAGCAATTTGGGCGAACGCTCACTGCTGTCTACGCTACTCCAATTCGTAAGGGCGAGTGTCGGCTATTTGCCCGTTTTCCGTTTAAATTTGCTTCTAAATTGCCTGGTTGGATAATCAAGCTTACACCCCGCTGGTATTCTCATTTGGGACAAAACTCTGTTTTGGAGGACGATCAAATTTTTCTGCATTACCAAGAGCGATATCTCGAAGCAGGTGGGGGGAGTGGTAATTTTACTAAAGCTTTTTATCTACCGACTCAGGCTGATGCTTTCGTGATTGAGTTGCGGCAGTGGGTTAATCAGTACAATGCTAATCCATTTCCAGGGGAAACTTTACCACCAGCGCTATCCACAGCACAGTTGTTAGATCGCGATCGCTCTCACACTTCTAAATGTGCTAGTTGTAGAGCGGCGCTAGCCAATCTTCAACGCCTACGATTAGGATTAGCGATCGTTGCAGCAGTCATCGCAATTATCAATCCACCTCTGACTCTGTTTCTAGGAGAAAATGCCGCTACAGGTTCGCTTCTGCTTACAGCAGTGGCTTTAATTCTAGGTGCGGTGTGGCTGTGGTTGGGTAGGCTGGAAAAGCAATTTTACCAAGGTCGAGAAGTTCCACTACGGAATTTACCTGAGAAAAAGCGATCGCGCCATTAA
- a CDS encoding LptA/OstA family protein, producing MMPSVPTFCPPPFCWRWIVPATLAIAPIFSPSIVKSQTPPPPQDAGQSLTINSDIQEADSKSGIFTARGNVQIFYPARQIQATAAQAQYYQKERKIVLSGNVNVLQQGNSLKGESITYLIDQGRFIATPKAKQQVRSTYIVNDTNPQTAAPAPATPNFKPKPPTSKPPATPNFNSK from the coding sequence ATGATGCCTTCCGTACCCACTTTTTGCCCTCCCCCTTTTTGCTGGCGCTGGATCGTACCAGCTACGCTAGCGATCGCTCCTATTTTCTCCCCATCAATTGTCAAAAGCCAGACTCCGCCACCGCCACAGGATGCTGGTCAATCCCTGACAATTAACTCTGACATTCAGGAAGCTGACTCCAAAAGTGGCATCTTTACAGCTCGCGGTAACGTACAAATATTTTATCCAGCTCGCCAAATTCAAGCTACGGCAGCTCAAGCGCAATACTATCAGAAAGAACGCAAAATCGTGTTGAGTGGTAACGTTAATGTGTTGCAGCAGGGTAACAGTCTTAAAGGAGAAAGTATTACTTATTTAATCGATCAAGGTCGCTTTATTGCTACACCCAAGGCAAAACAACAAGTGAGATCCACTTATATTGTGAATGACACTAACCCTCAAACTGCCGCTCCAGCGCCAGCTACTCCCAACTTTAAACCCAAACCACCTACATCAAAACCTCCAGCTACTCCTAACTTCAATTCCAAGTAG
- the lptB gene encoding LPS export ABC transporter ATP-binding protein, with the protein MRFALENIYKSYKQRTVVNRVDISVSQGEVVGLLGPNGAGKTTTFYIATGIEKPDRGVVWLDDRDITSLPMHKRARLGLGYLAQEPSIFRHLSVQDNILLVLEQTQVPRREWQTRLHTLLREFRLEKVAHTKGISVSGGERRRTELARALASGAEGPKFLFLDEPFAGVDPIAVAEIQGMVQKLRDRQIGILVTDHNVRETLAITDRAYIMREGEILAAGNADELYHNPLVRKYYLGQNFQL; encoded by the coding sequence ATGAGATTTGCTCTAGAGAATATCTACAAATCCTACAAACAGCGTACTGTTGTGAATCGTGTCGATATTTCTGTTTCACAGGGCGAAGTTGTTGGATTGCTCGGTCCCAATGGTGCGGGAAAAACGACGACTTTTTATATTGCTACAGGAATAGAAAAACCCGACCGCGGCGTAGTTTGGTTGGACGATCGCGACATTACCAGCTTACCCATGCACAAAAGAGCGCGGTTAGGTCTCGGTTACTTAGCTCAAGAACCTAGTATCTTTCGTCACCTAAGCGTACAAGATAATATTCTTTTGGTACTGGAGCAAACTCAAGTACCGCGTCGAGAATGGCAAACTCGACTTCATACCCTGTTGCGGGAATTCCGACTGGAAAAAGTCGCCCATACGAAAGGAATTAGCGTTTCTGGGGGAGAAAGACGCAGGACGGAACTAGCTAGAGCCTTAGCATCAGGAGCGGAAGGTCCAAAATTTTTATTCTTGGACGAGCCATTTGCTGGAGTTGACCCGATCGCAGTCGCAGAAATTCAAGGTATGGTACAAAAGCTACGCGATCGCCAAATTGGTATCCTAGTCACAGATCATAACGTCCGCGAAACTTTAGCCATTACGGATCGTGCCTATATCATGCGAGAGGGAGAAATTTTAGCTGCTGGTAACGCGGATGAACTCTATCACAATCCCTTAGTACGGAAATACTATCTCGGTCAAAATTTTCAGTTGTAA
- a CDS encoding LptF/LptG family permease: MDRYITAELIPPFLFGVGAFSSVLVAVGTVFELVRRVVESGLPISIAFDVFLLKLPSFVVLAFPMSTLLAALMTYSRLSSDSELTALRSCGVSIYRLVLPALVLSTCVMGLTFLFNEQVVPAANYRATTTLSRALKEEKPQFQEQNIYYPEYQEIELADGREVKRLTRLFYADAFDGQRMRGLTIIDRSRGDLNQIVVSDSAEWNPKQNKWDFYNGTIYLVAPDSSYRNIVRFEHQQLQLPRTPLDVAANTRDSDEMNIAQVSEQLQVAMMSGNEQKIRRYSLRIQEKIAFPFICTIFGLVGATLGTNPKRKGRATSFGISVIIIFSYYMLLFMCDALGLSGVLSPWLAAWLPNMFGFATAGFLLFRADK, encoded by the coding sequence ATGGATCGCTATATTACGGCTGAGTTAATTCCACCGTTTTTATTTGGCGTAGGAGCTTTCTCTTCAGTTTTAGTAGCAGTTGGTACAGTGTTTGAGCTGGTGCGGCGGGTGGTGGAATCGGGACTCCCGATCTCGATCGCGTTTGACGTATTTCTCTTAAAGCTACCGTCTTTTGTCGTGCTGGCTTTTCCTATGTCCACTCTCCTAGCAGCTTTAATGACTTACAGTCGGCTGTCTAGCGATAGCGAACTAACGGCTCTACGTAGTTGTGGAGTCAGCATCTATCGACTGGTATTGCCCGCATTGGTACTGAGTACTTGTGTTATGGGTTTGACTTTTTTATTTAACGAGCAAGTCGTCCCAGCGGCTAACTATCGGGCTACAACAACTCTCAGTCGAGCGCTGAAGGAAGAAAAACCCCAATTTCAAGAACAAAACATTTACTATCCAGAATATCAGGAAATCGAGCTAGCAGATGGCAGAGAGGTTAAGCGATTAACTCGCCTGTTCTATGCTGATGCCTTTGATGGGCAACGGATGAGGGGTTTGACAATTATCGATCGCTCCCGTGGCGATCTCAACCAAATTGTGGTATCAGATTCAGCCGAGTGGAACCCCAAACAGAATAAGTGGGATTTTTATAATGGCACGATCTATCTAGTTGCACCCGATAGTTCTTATCGCAATATTGTCCGGTTTGAACACCAACAGTTACAACTGCCGCGCACCCCTTTAGATGTTGCTGCTAACACCCGCGACTCAGATGAAATGAATATTGCTCAAGTTAGCGAACAATTGCAAGTCGCGATGATGAGTGGTAACGAACAAAAAATCCGCCGTTACAGCCTGCGGATTCAAGAAAAAATTGCTTTTCCATTTATTTGCACTATCTTTGGTTTAGTAGGTGCAACTTTAGGAACTAATCCTAAGCGTAAAGGTCGAGCAACCAGTTTTGGAATTAGCGTCATTATTATTTTCAGTTACTATATGCTGCTATTTATGTGTGACGCTTTGGGTTTATCTGGCGTTCTCTCCCCGTGGTTAGCCGCATGGCTACCCAATATGTTTGGTTTTGCCACGGCTGGCTTTCTCTTATTCCGTGCCGACAAATAA
- the pirA gene encoding arginine synthesis PII-interacting regulator PirA codes for MKLSYRGVSYEHNSPQIETMTGAAGGTYRGATWNHQYLRHIPVPQPKVDLKYRGVAYSTGDPIDVEVVRLRREYTQVNGATANTTASATKQKPAKSDRQQVLKELHSTHLDHLRRNLERRLQIAREKGDNHLIQLLEAESRQLA; via the coding sequence ATGAAACTCTCATATCGCGGTGTCAGTTACGAACACAATTCACCCCAAATAGAAACTATGACAGGCGCAGCTGGCGGAACGTATCGCGGTGCAACCTGGAACCATCAATATCTCAGACATATTCCCGTACCGCAGCCCAAAGTTGACTTGAAGTATCGCGGCGTAGCTTATTCCACTGGCGATCCAATCGATGTAGAAGTTGTGCGGTTGCGGCGAGAATACACGCAAGTCAATGGAGCAACTGCAAATACGACAGCGAGCGCTACTAAACAAAAGCCAGCTAAGAGCGATCGCCAGCAGGTGTTGAAAGAACTACACAGCACTCATCTAGATCACTTGCGTCGTAACTTAGAACGACGGCTGCAAATAGCTAGAGAAAAAGGTGACAACCACCTGATTCAATTACTCGAAGCTGAATCGAGACAGTTAGCATAA
- a CDS encoding tyrosinase family protein, producing MMKMFRRAIAFLLAVSLIAISIGSGSSVSADDNLAVRKNIIDLTATEKAAFIKAIKTLKTTTLPEHKISIYDEFVAQHVAAMGLMSKDAKGPAAGHDGAHESSILLPWHREFIWRFETALQSVDPNVTLPYWDWTNPQALTAIFSDDFAGGNGEGVTISIPDAGNFTGGAVVSGTFSAANGWNLYPELHITPDGQPMGEVLLRFMQLPPTNNYPAPQADVDRILAANDYDTFRQAIEGFIQLNPSGQPTTGVFMHNYFHSFVGGANFNPSVGRPEPLGTMASLASSIYDPVFWLIHANVDRLWAEWQQSGHAGSQYYPAQGGHYGENLSDRMWPWDGGESTPANQGTGDQLSLLPAVPANDLVTPADTLDLSRYNYTYATLKNTNTKSSSRIAVLSLTIFATITWRLQSQQLSRRS from the coding sequence ATGATGAAGATGTTTCGCCGCGCGATCGCGTTCTTATTGGCTGTCAGTTTAATTGCTATTTCGATCGGATCGGGAAGTTCTGTCAGTGCTGACGACAACTTAGCCGTCAGAAAAAATATCATTGACCTCACTGCTACGGAGAAGGCAGCATTCATCAAGGCAATTAAAACCTTGAAGACTACGACTTTACCCGAGCATAAAATTAGCATTTACGATGAGTTTGTCGCCCAACACGTAGCGGCAATGGGGCTAATGTCAAAAGATGCTAAAGGTCCAGCAGCTGGGCATGATGGTGCTCACGAAAGCTCGATATTATTACCTTGGCATCGCGAATTTATCTGGCGATTTGAAACAGCTCTGCAATCGGTCGATCCTAACGTCACGCTGCCTTATTGGGACTGGACGAATCCCCAAGCATTGACAGCTATTTTTTCAGATGACTTTGCGGGTGGCAACGGGGAAGGAGTCACAATCTCAATTCCAGATGCAGGCAATTTTACGGGTGGTGCGGTTGTTTCCGGTACTTTTAGCGCCGCTAATGGCTGGAATTTGTACCCAGAATTGCACATTACACCAGATGGACAACCAATGGGTGAGGTGCTATTACGCTTCATGCAACTTCCGCCAACGAATAATTACCCAGCGCCTCAAGCAGATGTCGATCGCATTCTGGCTGCAAACGACTACGATACTTTTCGCCAAGCAATCGAAGGGTTCATTCAATTAAATCCCTCCGGTCAACCAACGACTGGAGTATTTATGCATAATTATTTTCATAGCTTTGTGGGTGGAGCTAATTTCAACCCTAGTGTAGGTCGCCCGGAACCTCTAGGTACAATGGCTTCTCTTGCGAGTTCGATCTACGATCCGGTATTTTGGTTAATTCATGCTAATGTGGATCGGCTATGGGCAGAATGGCAGCAAAGCGGTCATGCTGGTAGTCAATATTATCCCGCTCAAGGTGGTCATTATGGGGAAAATTTGAGCGATCGCATGTGGCCCTGGGATGGAGGTGAATCAACCCCAGCTAATCAGGGAACGGGAGATCAACTATCTTTATTACCTGCTGTACCTGCAAACGATTTAGTTACCCCAGCCGACACATTAGATTTGAGCAGGTACAACTACACATACGCTACGCTCAAAAATACAAATACTAAATCTAGCTCTCGAATAGCTGTTTTGAGTTTGACTATCTTTGCTACAATTACTTGGCGATTGCAGTCCCAGCAATTAAGTCGTAGAAGTTAG
- a CDS encoding response regulator transcription factor, protein MLLTDLSHSDNPSHVNHVFMAEDMVKKILVIEESVQTRNLFLECLEAKGFHAISAENGVVGIQQVQKQLPDLIVCGIARIGEFDGFGILTAIRKNPTTAVIPFIFVTSRTTRDDIRKGMELGADDYLTKPCTLKELLRAINTQLEKRDTIQKWYTSKDRQSLSKAAIAETLNSTALHSIFPATSQMAAVFRFIEENYWQPITLCDIAQAVGYSPAYLTNLVRQQTGKSVHRWLVERRMAQAICLLQKTEQTIGQIAETIGYQDVCHFSRYFRQFYGTSPQAWRNEHRCRVAAS, encoded by the coding sequence ATGCTTTTGACAGATCTGTCTCATTCAGATAATCCTTCCCATGTTAATCACGTTTTCATGGCAGAGGATATGGTGAAAAAGATTCTGGTAATAGAAGAAAGCGTCCAAACTCGCAATTTGTTTTTAGAGTGTTTGGAAGCTAAAGGTTTTCATGCCATTAGTGCTGAAAATGGTGTAGTTGGTATACAACAAGTCCAAAAGCAATTACCCGATCTAATCGTGTGTGGCATTGCTAGAATAGGCGAATTTGACGGGTTTGGCATTCTAACTGCCATCCGCAAAAATCCTACCACAGCAGTTATTCCATTTATCTTTGTCACTAGCAGAACAACGCGAGATGACATTCGTAAAGGCATGGAGTTAGGAGCAGATGATTATCTCACTAAGCCTTGTACTTTAAAGGAATTACTGAGAGCAATTAATACCCAACTAGAAAAGAGAGATACCATTCAGAAATGGTATACATCTAAAGATAGACAGTCGCTCTCAAAAGCAGCGATCGCTGAAACTTTAAACTCTACAGCTTTACACTCAATCTTTCCGGCAACTTCTCAAATGGCGGCTGTGTTTCGCTTTATTGAAGAGAATTACTGGCAACCAATTACTCTGTGTGATATAGCGCAAGCTGTTGGTTATTCTCCCGCTTATTTAACTAACCTAGTCAGACAACAAACTGGTAAGAGCGTTCATCGCTGGTTGGTAGAACGCCGGATGGCACAAGCAATTTGCTTGCTGCAAAAAACCGAGCAGACGATCGGACAAATTGCTGAAACCATTGGTTATCAAGATGTTTGCCATTTCAGCCGTTATTTTCGTCAGTTTTACGGTACGAGTCCTCAAGCTTGGAGAAACGAACACCGCTGTCGCGTTGCCGCGAGCTAA
- the scyA gene encoding scytonemin biosynthesis protein ScyA (ScyA, a thiamin diphosphate-dependent enzyme, performs an acyloin condensation during scytonemin biosythesis. It joins a molecule of indole-3-pyruvate to one of para-hydroxyphenylpyruvic acid.) — protein sequence MTDNHIRSSPSIDSETTFHPDTGSAESALSPDPSYKYYNSSDSSNIAAKPGDNNTSNQMLVLPSVANAIAQMLADLGFKYAFGVAGGAMATIWGALSNSSIQVIHCRHEGGAAFAAVEACFASDRPVVIFTTAGPGLTNSLTGLLAGRGEGAKVILISACTSAAQRGRWAIQETSTYTMPQAGIFTPGVLFDYAITLECAEQLPQISRQLALGLSQSGGFVAHVSIPTGVQTSSLSIPLPQLDLSHALTTPSEETISHCVQLLTEAPFAIWVGFGARNAAEEIYQLAERTGAAVMCSPRGKGIFPEDHPQFVGVTGLGGHTSVLKYMQESPPLRTLVLGTRLGEPTSFWNPIMVPARGFIHVDIDPIVPGVAYPAAEAVPVQADIGAFLRSLLKYMDKTQSFATLKSRATKTLPHPELETITPTTSNLIRPEVLMAAIQKVMVEGSNAAIAAESGNSFTWATHMLRIDKPNRYRVSTGVGSMGHMVAGVIGIAIGRKSKAVVITGDGSMLMNNELNTAVKYQIPAIWIVLNDGRYNMCEQGMKMLKLQGADATIPQVDFVAIARGMRADGIRIEKESELETALQCAIDSPLPFVVDVIIDPSRLAPSGGRNKSLQAQGVKSAAKEQVSFPMISE from the coding sequence ATGACCGATAACCACATTCGCTCGTCTCCTTCTATCGACTCAGAAACCACGTTCCATCCAGACACTGGTAGCGCCGAATCAGCATTGTCTCCCGATCCTAGCTATAAGTATTACAATTCCAGCGATTCCAGCAACATCGCAGCCAAGCCGGGAGATAACAATACTAGTAATCAGATGCTTGTGTTGCCTTCAGTTGCGAATGCGATCGCGCAGATGCTAGCAGACTTAGGCTTCAAATATGCCTTCGGAGTTGCTGGGGGCGCAATGGCAACCATTTGGGGTGCTTTGTCTAATAGCAGCATCCAGGTGATTCACTGCCGTCACGAAGGAGGAGCGGCTTTTGCAGCTGTAGAAGCATGTTTTGCTAGCGATCGCCCCGTTGTTATCTTTACCACTGCCGGACCAGGACTAACGAACTCGCTAACGGGATTGCTAGCAGGGCGGGGAGAAGGCGCAAAAGTCATATTAATCTCAGCTTGCACCTCCGCCGCACAGCGCGGACGCTGGGCAATTCAAGAAACCAGCACCTACACCATGCCGCAAGCGGGAATTTTTACCCCAGGAGTGTTGTTCGACTATGCGATTACACTTGAGTGTGCCGAGCAATTACCGCAAATTTCCCGTCAACTTGCCCTCGGACTGTCACAATCTGGCGGTTTTGTCGCCCATGTGAGCATTCCTACAGGCGTACAAACTAGCAGTCTGAGCATACCCCTGCCTCAGTTAGACCTCTCCCACGCTCTCACAACCCCCAGTGAAGAGACGATCTCCCATTGCGTGCAACTTTTAACCGAAGCACCTTTTGCGATCTGGGTGGGTTTTGGCGCGAGAAATGCTGCTGAAGAGATCTATCAGCTAGCCGAACGTACCGGAGCCGCAGTGATGTGTTCTCCCCGCGGTAAAGGGATCTTTCCCGAAGACCATCCTCAGTTTGTTGGCGTTACAGGTTTAGGTGGTCATACCTCAGTTCTGAAGTACATGCAAGAATCTCCACCATTGCGAACTTTAGTACTGGGAACGCGATTAGGAGAACCCACCTCATTTTGGAATCCGATAATGGTTCCTGCGAGAGGATTTATTCATGTAGACATCGATCCAATAGTTCCAGGAGTCGCCTATCCAGCAGCTGAAGCAGTACCAGTCCAAGCTGATATTGGTGCATTTTTGCGATCGCTGCTCAAGTACATGGATAAGACGCAAAGCTTTGCAACTTTGAAAAGTCGTGCTACTAAAACGCTACCACACCCAGAACTAGAAACAATTACCCCTACAACTAGCAATTTAATCAGACCTGAAGTCTTGATGGCAGCAATTCAAAAGGTAATGGTTGAAGGTAGCAATGCGGCGATCGCGGCTGAGTCTGGGAATTCATTTACTTGGGCAACGCACATGTTGCGAATTGACAAACCAAATCGCTATCGAGTCAGCACTGGAGTTGGTTCGATGGGACATATGGTAGCAGGTGTTATTGGTATAGCTATAGGACGTAAGAGTAAAGCCGTTGTCATCACCGGAGACGGTTCGATGTTAATGAATAACGAGTTGAACACTGCCGTCAAGTATCAAATTCCTGCCATTTGGATCGTACTGAATGACGGACGGTACAACATGTGCGAACAGGGGATGAAGATGTTGAAACTGCAAGGTGCAGATGCAACGATTCCCCAAGTCGATTTTGTGGCGATCGCCCGCGGGATGAGAGCTGATGGCATTCGCATCGAAAAAGAGTCTGAGCTTGAAACAGCATTACAATGCGCGATCGATTCTCCTCTCCCCTTTGTCGTCGATGTCATCATCGACCCTTCGCGACTCGCACCTTCTGGCGGACGTAACAAGAGCCTGCAAGCGCAAGGGGTTAAATCAGCTGCTAAAGAACAAGTTTCATTCCCCATGATTAGTGAATAG
- the scyB gene encoding tryptophan dehydrogenase ScyB, with the protein MKLFETVKEMGHEQVLFFQDKELNFKAIIALHDTSLGRAMGATRLFPYASEEDALRDVLRLSRGMTYKAACANIPVGGGKAVIIANPDQKTDKMLRAYGRFVDSLQGRFITGQDVNICPEDVQEMRRETRYVVGLTGKAGGPAPATALGVFLGIQAAVFFQLNKQDLNGLQVAVQGLGNVGGKLCEYLHRRGVKLFVTDLNHNRAEEIQQLYGATVVESEDIYSLDVDIFAPCAMGAILNSETIPLIQASIIAGCANNQLQDERIHSAMLKSQGILYCPDYVINSGGLINVYHELTFSDEASYLKQIHSIYDTLLEIFTKSKSENITTQDASKRLAEERITKARKLRIAA; encoded by the coding sequence GTGAAGCTGTTTGAGACCGTTAAAGAAATGGGACACGAGCAAGTCCTATTTTTTCAAGATAAAGAACTGAATTTTAAAGCCATAATTGCTCTCCACGATACGAGTTTGGGACGAGCGATGGGCGCAACTCGACTATTTCCTTACGCTAGTGAAGAAGATGCTTTACGAGATGTTCTGCGTCTGAGTCGTGGTATGACCTATAAGGCTGCTTGTGCCAATATTCCAGTAGGTGGTGGCAAGGCAGTCATTATTGCCAATCCCGACCAGAAGACAGACAAAATGCTCAGAGCATATGGGCGTTTTGTCGATAGTCTTCAAGGGCGTTTTATTACAGGTCAAGATGTGAATATTTGTCCTGAAGACGTGCAAGAGATGCGGCGTGAAACTAGATATGTTGTCGGGTTAACGGGAAAAGCTGGTGGTCCAGCTCCAGCAACAGCTTTAGGAGTTTTTTTAGGAATTCAAGCTGCTGTTTTCTTTCAGTTAAATAAACAAGATTTGAACGGACTGCAAGTTGCGGTTCAAGGATTAGGAAATGTTGGCGGAAAACTCTGTGAATATTTACATCGGCGTGGAGTAAAACTTTTTGTCACGGATCTAAATCACAATAGAGCAGAGGAAATTCAGCAACTATATGGGGCAACAGTTGTAGAATCTGAAGACATATATTCACTCGATGTTGATATTTTTGCTCCTTGTGCAATGGGAGCAATTCTTAATAGCGAGACGATTCCCCTAATTCAAGCTTCTATTATTGCAGGCTGTGCTAATAATCAATTGCAAGACGAACGCATTCACAGCGCCATGCTGAAATCGCAAGGAATTCTTTACTGTCCCGATTATGTGATTAATTCTGGCGGTTTAATTAATGTTTACCACGAACTTACATTTTCAGATGAGGCGAGTTACTTAAAACAAATTCATAGTATTTACGATACGCTGCTAGAAATTTTCACCAAGTCGAAATCAGAAAATATCACAACTCAGGATGCTTCCAAGCGCCTAGCTGAAGAACGGATTACGAAAGCCAGAAAACTCAGAATTGCAGCATAA
- the scyC gene encoding scytonemin biosynthesis cyclase/decarboxylase ScyC (ScyC, an enzyme in the biosynthesis pathway for the cyanobacterial natural sunscreen scytonemin, performs a cyclization and decarboxylation on the compound ScyA produces.), whose translation MEKNTFATSAYIATSPETAFDYLCSLKNLDEWTLFSRMIEQVDENTWRGTASGYQRDLFYHVRKIENPLFFGIEWHCGFEYQKYFQVYPVLLFPPDYVKPETDEKGVYFHWLSFVDPARRTPMIMEGIHTVHTSECRSLKAILERNAGETQAAQGRYKIDTDTIYIDAPLDIAIAYLRDLRNLDEWAHLLRADGEVNSESGEFLDEYNQKVKVTFRTHDLKNYYLVEQDYFYPEYNFIQRSPVILIPCSYAFGNSEARGCIQHRISFWEIGKAPRHGKLQLEDFGAESMNIKRFIEAKAGNFDTFARGMSYLLPSS comes from the coding sequence ATGGAAAAAAACACATTTGCTACGTCAGCCTATATTGCGACTTCACCAGAGACAGCTTTTGACTATCTTTGTAGTTTAAAGAATCTGGATGAGTGGACTCTTTTCAGCCGGATGATCGAACAGGTTGATGAAAATACCTGGCGAGGAACTGCTTCTGGCTATCAAAGAGATCTTTTCTATCATGTTAGAAAGATTGAAAATCCTCTGTTTTTCGGGATAGAATGGCACTGTGGTTTTGAATATCAAAAATACTTTCAAGTTTATCCAGTTTTATTATTTCCTCCTGACTACGTAAAACCAGAAACGGACGAGAAAGGAGTGTATTTTCACTGGTTGAGTTTTGTCGATCCGGCGCGACGAACTCCAATGATTATGGAGGGAATTCATACAGTTCATACATCTGAATGTCGATCGCTCAAAGCAATTTTGGAGCGTAATGCTGGCGAGACTCAAGCAGCTCAAGGACGTTACAAAATTGATACTGATACGATTTACATTGACGCGCCACTCGATATTGCGATCGCCTACTTACGAGATCTACGAAACTTAGATGAATGGGCGCATTTGCTGCGAGCTGATGGCGAAGTTAATAGTGAGTCTGGTGAATTTCTAGATGAATACAACCAAAAAGTAAAAGTCACATTTCGCACCCACGACCTCAAGAATTACTATCTTGTAGAACAGGATTATTTTTATCCTGAATACAATTTTATTCAGCGTAGTCCTGTGATTCTAATTCCTTGCTCCTATGCCTTTGGTAACTCAGAAGCCCGTGGATGCATCCAACATCGCATCAGTTTCTGGGAGATCGGCAAAGCTCCGCGTCACGGCAAATTACAACTGGAGGACTTTGGAGCTGAAAGTATGAACATTAAGCGATTTATAGAAGCTAAAGCTGGTAATTTTGACACCTTTGCCAGAGGGATGAGCTATCTTTTACCTTCTTCCTAG